The following coding sequences are from one Triticum dicoccoides isolate Atlit2015 ecotype Zavitan chromosome 4A, WEW_v2.0, whole genome shotgun sequence window:
- the LOC119284028 gene encoding putative F-box protein At3g19560: MQASGAAASTQAGSTYSPSSRRASISPTYSPMEDDDLLMEILVRLPPRPSSLPRVSSVCKRWRRIVSDPQFLRRFCAHHREPPIVGVFFNSSFIETPFRSTLNPPDLFSPRLDDIWSVHSCRHGRVLFTSSARTGRGCRQVLVWDPVTGDRRCIGSPTQLGGHDWSESRVQADVLCAAGDKGHVHGACHSSPFKVVLACVSKGVARACVYSSQMGAWGDLISTMVPLDMMPSLGSRSTLVGNSLYWFIFGPQPQVGILELNLDRQSLAVVKVPRDAYVNQHGLYLSTLGGALGFIVVSESYRAQLWEKTNFDGVARWMPGQTIELRKLLPLKSGEWIKRVMVIAGDESDNVAFLSTSRGIFMVHLESLQFEEIFKSNHDCWLSTIYPYPFKSFFAAAAAGNTMHLHDNCNENISYF; encoded by the coding sequence ATGCAGGCGAGTGGCGCGGCGGCGTCGACGCAGGCAGGTTCGACCTACTCCCCGTCATCGCGCAGGGCGTCGATTTCGCCCACCTATTCGCCGATGGAGGACGACGACCTCCTGATGGAGATACTCGTGCGGCTCCCCCCGCGACCTTCCTCCCTCCCCCGCGTCTCCTCTGTCTGCAAGCGCTGGCGACGCATCGTCTCCGACCCCCAGTTCCTCCGCCGCTTCTGCGCCCACCACCGGGAACCCCCCATCGTCGGCGTGTTCTTCAACTCCAGCTTCATTGAAACCCCCTTCAGGTCGACTCTCAATCCGCCGGACCTCTTCTCCCCGCGCCTCGACGACATCTGGTCCGTCCACAGCTGCCGCCACGGCCGCGTCCTCTTCACCAGCAGCGCCCGTACCGGCAGGGGCTGCCGCCAGGTCCTAGTGTGGGATCCCGTCACAGGCGACCGCCGCTGCATAGGCAGTCCAACGCAGCTGGGTGGTCACGACTGGAGCGAGTCCCGTGTGCAAGCGGATGTGCTCTGTGCTGCCGGCGACAAGGGCCACGTGCATGGTGCCTGCCATTCGAGCCCCTTCAAGGTGGTCTTGGCGTGCGTCAGCAAGGGCGTCGCACGAGCCTGTGTCTACTCGTCGCAGATGGGAGCCTGGGGCGATCTCATCTCCACCATGGTTCCACTTGATATGATGCCTTCTCTTGGCAGTCGAAGCACCCTGGTTGGGAATTCCCTGTATTGGTTCATCTTTGGCCCACAACCACAAGTGGGTATCCTTGAGCTTAATTTGGATAGGCAGAGCTTAGCCGTGGTCAAGGTGCCACGGGATGCCTACGTCAACCAGCACGGACTCTACTTGAGTACTCTGGGCGGCGCTCTTGGTTTCATCGTCGTGTCGGAATCGTACAGAGCACAACTATGGGAGAAGACTAATTTTGACGGTGTTGCTAGGTGGATGCCGGGACAAACTATCGAGTTGCGCAAGCTTCTCCCTCTGAAATCAGGGGAATGGATCAAAAGAGTAATGGTTATTGCTGGGGATGAATCTGATAATGTGGCATTTCTGTCAACATCTAGGGGCATCTTCATGGTTCATCTCGAGTCATTGCAGTTTGAGGAGATCTTTAAAAGCAACCATGATTGTTGGCTGTCCACTATCTATCCATATCCATTCAAAAGTttctttgctgctgctgctgcaggtaATACCATGCATTTACATGACAATTGTAACGAAAATAttagttatttctga